CCGGCAACGGTTGAAAAGCGCACGAACATATCGGTTTTTTTGCCAATTTCAGAGAAGATTTTTGCTTTGGTATATTGAGTGATATCGTGAGTCACGGTAAACGTACCAAATGCGCCAGAGCCTTTGGCATGCATACGTCTTTCAGGAATTACTTCACGATCAAAATGAGCCAGTTTCTCTAAAAACCAGACATCTTGAAGTAACATCGGACCGCGTTTTCCCGCAGTCATCACATCTTGGTTATTGGCAACCGGCGCGCCGGCTACGGTGGTTAATTTCGCTTTTTGATCATGATCGTTTGCCATGGTGAATCTCCTTGTTGTTGTGATAAGTAATGATTATCATTTTATGGAAATCAATTTAAAAGACTAATTAAGCTTCTTTATCTCTCTAATTTATGAGGACGGATAAGGAAAAAGGCTCCTATTAATATAGTCAATAATGACTGATTTATAGATATAAACAGGCTGTTATATTGATGCTAGGTCAAAAAGTCGGCAAAAATAGCCTCATTTAAAACGATTATGATCCTCTTTTAGGGGGAAGTATGCACACAAGAGTAATAAAACTGGCAATAAAAAGCCCCATCGTAAGTCTGATTGAATATACGATGAGGAGCTCTTATGTTATCGATTGTTTAATTACTATGGGCTAATAGCCAAGGCTTAAATCATCAGCGGTTCTCGGGTCGGAAGCGCCGTAAAATCCCTTGTCATCTTTCATGATGCTTTGAGTGCTCCCCATGACAGGCTCAACCTTAACGGCGTGACCTTTTTCTTTTAAACGATCGATTGTGTCACGGCTAATTCCATTTTCAACACGAATATAATCAGGCAACCATTGGTGATGAATACGAGGAGCGCTACTTGCTTCAGCAATATTCATCTGATATTCAAGCGTGTTAAGAATCACTTGCAGCACGGTGGTGATAATTCGGCTGCCGCCAGGGCTTCCCGTCACTAATACGACATTCCCATCTTTAGTAACAAGCGTAGGGGACATGGATGAAAGTGGGCGTTTGAAGGGTTCAATGGCATTTGCTTCACCGCCAATTAAGCCATATACATTGGGGACGCCGGGTTTGCTTGAAAAGTCATCCATCTCATTATTGAGTAAAATTCCCGTCCCTTCCGCGACAATCCCCGTACCAAAATTGGTGTTGAGAGTGTATGTGACGGCAACGGCATTGCCTTCAGCATCAATCACTGAAAAATGGGTGGTTTGATCCGATTCATAGAGTGTTAAATCGCCCGGTTTGATCATCTCAGACGGAGTCGCTGTCTTTAAAGAGATCGCGTCTGCGATGGTTTTAGCATACTGTTTGTCGAGAAGCGCATGGGTTGGCACATCGTTAAAATCAGGGTCGCCAAGATATTCAGAGCGGTCTGCATAGGCTCGTTTCATCGCTTCACTCATAATATGAATGCTATCTGCACTATTGTGTCCGAGTGCGTTTAGATCAAAGTTTTCTAAAATATTTAAAATTTGAATGATATGAATGCCACCCGAAGAGGGAGGAGCCATTGAATGGATGGTATAGCCTTTATAATTTCCTTCAACGGGCGCGCGTTCGATGGCGCGGTAAGCATTGAGGTCTTGTAGTGTAATCAGCCCATCGTGTCGTTCCATTTCTTGGACAATTTTTTCAGCGATCTTGCCTTGATAAAAGGCCGACTCTCCCTGATCGCGAATTAATTTAAGCGATTGCGCAAGATCTTTTTGGATAAGCTGCTCTTGATAGTGTAGAGGTCTCTCTTTATTGTAGAATATAGCGCGACTTGCAGCACGACTTCCCATCACCTCATCGGCATAGTTTTCTAATGTATCACTCAACGCTATTTCCAATAGGAAAACCCTCTTCGGCGAGTGTAATTGCAGGGTTGATAACTTCATCGCGAGGTAGCGTGCCATAAGTTTCAAGGGCATAGAGGAGACCTTTTACAGTGCCAGGAATCCCAACGGCCTTATGGCTTTTAAGTGATTTATTGGCATCGGCCTCACCGTCCTCATTTAAAAAAAGATCGCGGAATGCCGCTTCAGGCGCCATTTCCCTGAAATCAATTGAGGTGGTTTTTCCCTCTTTTGTGTGAATTAACATAAATCCGCCACCGCCGATATTACCGGCTTGCGGATGGGTGACCGCTAGGGTAAATCCGATGGCAACGGCAGCATCAATGGCATTGCCACCATTTTTTAAAATATCTACACCCACTTGCGTGGCGTGCGCTTCTTGGGTTGCGACCATTCCATTTTTAGCAAATACAGGATGATGCCGAGCATGTTCAACGCCATAAGAGAGTTGAGCTAAGGCGGGATTAAGAGTCGTAAATCCGAGAATAAGCGTAAGTGTTGCAAATGATTTTCGTAAAATCATAGATGCCTCCAAAGTTGTTATTATTGTTATCAGTTATGGATTATTGTGGCGATAGGCCTATATGCAATTTACTTTAATTTTTCAATTGAGTAAATCAAATATTGGAGGCTATATGTTTAGGCGGGTAATAAAAAGCCCCATCGGAGTAAATCTGATAGGGCTGATCTTATTTAATGATATTTACTATATGTTTACTATATACAAATATGCTTAGCTAGAAGCAGTCGGCGTGTTATGCAATACCATCGATGATTGCATTAAGTGTCGCGCTTGGGCGCATCGCTTGGCTCACTTTTTCAGTGATTGGCATGTAGTAACCGCCGATATCTTGAGGTTTGCCTTGCGCGCTGATGAGCTCTGCATTAATGGTGGCTTCATTGTCGCTGAGTGCTTTATAAACCGGTGCGAAGGTTGCTTTTAACTCTGCATCGTCATCTTGGTTGGCAAGCGCTTCTGCCCAATAGGTGGCAAGATAGAAGTGTGATCCTCGGTTATCGATTTCACCGAGTTTACGAGCTGGTGATTTATCATTTTGCAGGAATTTACTGTTCGCCTCATCGAGTGCTTTCGCTAATACCGTCGCTTTCGGATTATTTTGCGTACGGCCTAAATGATGGAGCGATTCTGCAAGCGCTAAGAATTCACCAAGCGAATCCCAGCGGAGGTAGCCTTCATTGACAAACTGCTCAACGTGTTTTGGAGCTGATCCACCGGCGCCTGTTTCAAAGAGTCCGCCCCCTTTCATTAATGGAACGATGGAGAGCATTTTCGCAGAGGTACCGAGCTCTAAAATAGGGAAGAGGTCCGTTAAATAATCGCGAAGTACGTTACCGGTGACCGAGATCGTATCTTGGCCGGCGCGGATGCGTTTGAGCGTGTATTTCGTTGCTTCAATCGGTGACATGATTTGGATATCAAGCCCGTTTAAGTCGTGATCTTTAAGATAGAGATTCACTTTTTTGAGCATTTCACGGTCGTGAGCGCGATTCTCATCAAGCCAGAAAATTGCAGGTGTTTCGGAGAGGCGTGCGCGAGTGACGGCTAATTTAATCCAATCTTGGATTGGCGCGTCTTTCGCTTGGCACATACGGAAAATATCGCCTTTCTCGACCGTTTGGCTCATTAAAATTGTGCCGTCTTCCGCAACGACATTGATCGTACCATCGGCTTCCGCTTGGAATGTTTTATCGTGTGAACCGTACTCTTGTGCTTTTTGCGCCATAAGACCGACGTTTGGCACCGTTCCCATGGTTTTAGGATCCAGCGCGCCGTTTGCTTTACAGTCATCAATGGTCGCTTGGAAAACGCCCGAGTAGCAGCGGTCTGGAATGAGTGCGATGGTATCTTGAGTTTTGCCCTCTTTATTCCACATTTGGCCTGAGTTACGAATCATGGCCGGCATCGATGCGTCAACGATCACATCCGAGGGAACGTTTAAGTTGGTGATACCTTTATCGGAGTCCACCATGGCAAGATCGGGGCCTTGCGCAATAATCTTATCGATATCCGCTAATACTTCAGCCTCTTTAGCGTGACCTTTCACTTTATTAATGACATCGCCAAGCCCGTTGCGAGTATTTACCCCAAGCTCTTTAAAGAGATCAGCATATTTTTCGAAAAGATCTTTAAAGTAGACCTCAACGATTGCGCCAAACATGATCGGGTCAGAAACTTTCATCATGGTCGCTTTAAGATGCGCTGATAAGAGAACGCCGTCCGCTTTTGCATTGGCAATTTCTTTAGCAACAAAGGCTTTAAGCGCGTTGAGATTCATGACAGATGAGTCGATGATTTCACCTTTTAAAAGTGGCGCTTTGCCTTTCAGCTCTTTTTTACTGCCGTCAGTCCCGACAAACTCGATCGTGTAGGAGGTCTCTTTATCGAGAGTCACCGCTTGTTCGGAGGCATAGAAATCGCCTTCGCTCATGGTGCCTACGCGTGTTTTTGAATCTTGACTCCATGCGCCCATGCGATGAGGATTTGCTTTCGCAAACTCTTTAACCGCTTTCGGTGCGCGTCTGTCTGAGTTTCCTTCACGAAGAACGGGGTTTACGGCAGACCCCAATACTTTGGCATAACGTGCTTTAATCGCTTTTTCATCATCGTTTTTAGGCTCGCCCGGATAATCAGGAATGTTAAAGCCTTTTTCTTGCAACTCTTTAATCGCGCGCTCTAATTGCGGGATCGATGCTGAGATGTTTGGAAGCTTAATAATATTAGTATCGGCTAATTGGGTCAGTTCTCCGAGGTGTTTTAACGCATCTTCTGTCTGCTGATTATCGTTTAAACGCTCAGGGAAGAGCGCTAAAATACGGCCTACGAGTGAAATATCTTTGAGATCCACATCGATATTGGCCGTTTTGGTAAACGCTTTTACGATCGGCAAGAAGGAATAGGTTGCAAGCGCCGGCGCTTCATCGGTCTTGGTGTAAAGGATTTTCGAATTGTTTGACATAATTACACGTTCTCATCTGTTATTGTTTCAAGAGGCAGTGCCCATATAGATAGTGTGCAGAGCATTTCGTACATATAAACTATCAATATAGCTAGAAGATCGCCATTTA
The window above is part of the Ignatzschineria sp. RMDPL8A genome. Proteins encoded here:
- a CDS encoding NADP-dependent isocitrate dehydrogenase, with translation MSNNSKILYTKTDEAPALATYSFLPIVKAFTKTANIDVDLKDISLVGRILALFPERLNDNQQTEDALKHLGELTQLADTNIIKLPNISASIPQLERAIKELQEKGFNIPDYPGEPKNDDEKAIKARYAKVLGSAVNPVLREGNSDRRAPKAVKEFAKANPHRMGAWSQDSKTRVGTMSEGDFYASEQAVTLDKETSYTIEFVGTDGSKKELKGKAPLLKGEIIDSSVMNLNALKAFVAKEIANAKADGVLLSAHLKATMMKVSDPIMFGAIVEVYFKDLFEKYADLFKELGVNTRNGLGDVINKVKGHAKEAEVLADIDKIIAQGPDLAMVDSDKGITNLNVPSDVIVDASMPAMIRNSGQMWNKEGKTQDTIALIPDRCYSGVFQATIDDCKANGALDPKTMGTVPNVGLMAQKAQEYGSHDKTFQAEADGTINVVAEDGTILMSQTVEKGDIFRMCQAKDAPIQDWIKLAVTRARLSETPAIFWLDENRAHDREMLKKVNLYLKDHDLNGLDIQIMSPIEATKYTLKRIRAGQDTISVTGNVLRDYLTDLFPILELGTSAKMLSIVPLMKGGGLFETGAGGSAPKHVEQFVNEGYLRWDSLGEFLALAESLHHLGRTQNNPKATVLAKALDEANSKFLQNDKSPARKLGEIDNRGSHFYLATYWAEALANQDDDAELKATFAPVYKALSDNEATINAELISAQGKPQDIGGYYMPITEKVSQAMRPSATLNAIIDGIA